Proteins from a single region of Chromobacterium sp. ATCC 53434:
- the glyA gene encoding serine hydroxymethyltransferase — protein MFAADQTIATFDPELAAAIAAECQRQEDHIELIASENYTSPAVMEAQGSQLTNKYAEGYPGKRFYGGCEHVDVVEQLAIDRVKQLFGAEYANVQPHSGSQANQAVYFSILKPGDTVMGMNLGHGGHLTHGSPANLSGKMFNIVAYGLNDKEEIDYDDMERVAMETKPKLIIGGASAYALRFDFERMGQIAKKVGAYFMVDMAHYAGLVAAGLYPNPVPHADFVTSTTHKTLRGPRGGIILAKAEFEKSINSNVFPTLQGGPLEHVIAAKAIAFKEALQPEFKAYQQQVLKNAAIMAKTLAERGLRIVSGRTESHVFLVDLRAKGLTGKQADALLGRAHITVNKNAIPNDPETPFVTSGVRIGSPAITTRGFKEAEAIQVANLVADVLDNPNDDALIARVAVEATALCHRFPVYAK, from the coding sequence ATGTTCGCTGCCGACCAGACGATTGCCACATTTGATCCAGAACTCGCTGCCGCGATTGCAGCCGAGTGCCAACGCCAGGAAGATCACATCGAGCTGATCGCCTCGGAGAACTACACCAGCCCGGCGGTGATGGAAGCCCAAGGTTCCCAGCTGACCAACAAGTACGCCGAGGGTTATCCGGGCAAGCGCTTCTACGGCGGTTGCGAGCACGTGGACGTCGTCGAGCAACTGGCCATCGACCGCGTCAAGCAGCTGTTCGGCGCCGAATACGCCAACGTCCAGCCGCACTCCGGCTCCCAGGCCAACCAGGCGGTGTACTTCTCGATCCTGAAGCCGGGCGACACCGTGATGGGCATGAATCTGGGCCACGGCGGCCACCTGACCCACGGCTCGCCGGCCAACCTGTCCGGCAAGATGTTCAACATCGTCGCCTACGGCCTGAACGACAAGGAAGAAATCGACTACGACGACATGGAGCGCGTGGCGATGGAAACCAAGCCCAAGCTGATCATAGGCGGCGCGTCCGCCTACGCGCTGCGCTTCGACTTCGAGCGCATGGGCCAGATCGCCAAAAAAGTCGGCGCCTACTTCATGGTGGACATGGCGCACTATGCCGGCCTGGTCGCCGCCGGCCTGTACCCGAACCCGGTGCCGCACGCCGACTTCGTCACCTCGACCACGCACAAGACGCTGCGCGGTCCGCGCGGCGGCATCATCCTGGCGAAGGCCGAGTTCGAGAAGAGCATCAACAGCAATGTGTTCCCGACCTTGCAGGGCGGCCCGCTGGAGCATGTGATCGCCGCCAAGGCCATCGCGTTCAAGGAGGCGCTGCAGCCGGAATTCAAGGCATACCAGCAGCAGGTGCTGAAGAACGCCGCCATCATGGCCAAAACGCTGGCCGAGCGCGGCCTGCGCATCGTGTCCGGCCGCACCGAGAGCCATGTGTTCCTGGTCGACCTGCGCGCCAAGGGCCTGACCGGCAAGCAGGCCGACGCGCTGCTGGGCCGCGCCCACATCACCGTCAACAAGAACGCGATCCCGAACGATCCGGAAACCCCGTTCGTCACTTCCGGCGTTCGCATCGGCTCGCCGGCCATCACCACCCGCGGCTTCAAGGAAGCCGAGGCCATCCAGGTGGCGAATCTGGTGGCCGACGTGCTGGACAATCCGAACGACGACGCGCTGATCGCCCGCGTGGCGGTGGAAGCCACCGCGCTGTGCCATCGCTTCCCGGTCTACGCCAAGTAA
- a CDS encoding AAA family ATPase, with protein sequence MDAPLMPIHQLSLVGFRSIRKLTLELDALNIVVGANGCGKSNLYKAIQLLHAAAEGRLSAALAAEGGAQKAMWAGGARRGDKARAPKRMTLAARLDDCDYELQLGYPEPSLSLFSLDPLVKEESLWLAGHGRRPSTLLLERRNQAAFLCGVDGERTAYPASLRAEESLFGQLAEPHRYPELSQVRETLRNWRFYHEFAVWPGSPLRAPQVGIRSPVLAHDGANLAAAFQTIIEIGDHALLQSVLADAFPDSRFQVDAQHGRFQLLMQRDGLLRPLEAAELSDGTLRFLCLAVALLSPRPPAFMALNEPENSLHPALLPALARLIAEASRHSQLWVTSHSPALAEMIRRHQPLKLFALAMRDGETVSLND encoded by the coding sequence ATGGACGCGCCCCTAATGCCGATACACCAGCTCAGCCTCGTCGGCTTTCGCTCGATACGCAAACTGACGCTGGAGCTCGATGCGCTCAACATCGTCGTCGGCGCCAACGGTTGCGGCAAATCCAATCTTTACAAAGCCATCCAGCTATTGCATGCGGCCGCCGAAGGCCGCTTGTCGGCGGCGCTGGCGGCCGAGGGCGGCGCGCAAAAGGCGATGTGGGCCGGCGGCGCCCGGCGCGGCGACAAGGCGCGCGCGCCGAAGCGGATGACCCTGGCGGCGCGCCTGGACGACTGCGACTACGAACTGCAGCTGGGCTATCCGGAACCCAGTCTCAGCCTGTTCTCGCTGGACCCACTGGTGAAGGAGGAAAGCCTGTGGCTGGCCGGACACGGCCGGCGGCCCTCCACCCTGCTGCTGGAACGGCGCAATCAGGCCGCCTTTCTCTGCGGCGTCGACGGCGAGCGCACCGCCTACCCGGCCAGCCTGCGCGCCGAGGAGTCCTTGTTCGGCCAACTGGCCGAGCCGCACCGTTATCCGGAATTGTCCCAGGTGCGGGAAACCTTGCGCAACTGGCGCTTCTACCATGAGTTCGCCGTCTGGCCCGGCTCGCCGCTGCGCGCGCCGCAGGTCGGCATACGCTCGCCGGTGCTGGCGCACGACGGCGCCAACCTGGCCGCGGCCTTTCAGACCATCATAGAGATCGGCGACCACGCGCTGCTGCAGAGCGTGCTGGCCGACGCCTTTCCCGACAGCCGCTTCCAGGTGGACGCGCAACACGGCCGCTTCCAGTTGCTGATGCAACGCGACGGACTGTTGCGTCCGCTGGAAGCCGCCGAACTGTCCGACGGCACGCTGCGCTTCCTGTGCCTGGCGGTGGCGCTGCTCAGCCCTCGTCCGCCCGCCTTCATGGCGTTGAACGAGCCGGAGAACAGCCTGCATCCGGCGCTGCTGCCGGCCTTGGCGCGGCTGATCGCCGAGGCCAGCCGCCACAGCCAGCTGTGGGTGACCAGCCACTCGCCGGCGCTGGCCGAGATGATACGCCGCCACCAGCCGCTAAAGCTGTTCGCGCTGGCCATGCGAGACGGCGAGACCGTGTCGCTGAACGATTGA
- a CDS encoding multidrug efflux SMR transporter encodes MYKKLYSPLFIAWSLLMAAIVCEIAGTSFMAVAARNGGYLGYVWMAAALALSYYLLSLALRAISVGIAYAVWEGLGLIGLTAVSVWLFGETLVPQEIVGLGLALLGLVCVTMGESDEQEAAA; translated from the coding sequence ATGTATAAAAAATTATACTCCCCGTTATTCATCGCCTGGTCGCTGCTGATGGCGGCCATCGTCTGCGAAATCGCCGGCACCTCCTTCATGGCCGTCGCCGCCCGCAACGGCGGTTACCTCGGCTATGTCTGGATGGCCGCCGCGCTGGCGCTGTCCTACTATCTGCTGTCTCTCGCGCTGCGCGCGATCTCGGTCGGCATCGCCTACGCGGTATGGGAAGGCCTGGGCCTGATCGGCCTGACCGCCGTCAGCGTCTGGCTGTTCGGCGAAACGCTGGTGCCGCAGGAAATCGTCGGTCTGGGCCTCGCGCTGCTGGGCTTGGTCTGCGTGACGATGGGTGAAAGCGACGAACAGGAGGCCGCGGCATGA
- a CDS encoding SMR family transporter encodes MKTVYLLFVLASALIEVGANLMLEKSDGFRRKAWGLGAILLVWLAFALLGQAVKGMDLAIAYALWGSIGILGTAVGGRVLYKQKLKPIGWAGIAIVAAAVATLSTV; translated from the coding sequence ATGAAAACCGTCTACCTGTTGTTCGTATTGGCCTCGGCGCTGATCGAAGTGGGCGCCAACCTGATGCTGGAAAAATCGGACGGCTTCCGCCGCAAGGCCTGGGGCCTGGGCGCCATCCTGCTGGTGTGGCTGGCCTTCGCGCTGCTGGGACAGGCGGTCAAGGGCATGGATCTGGCGATCGCTTACGCCTTGTGGGGCTCGATAGGCATACTCGGCACCGCCGTCGGCGGCCGGGTGCTGTACAAGCAGAAGTTGAAGCCGATAGGCTGGGCCGGCATCGCCATCGTCGCGGCGGCGGTCGCCACGCTGTCCACCGTCTGA
- the ilvD gene encoding dihydroxy-acid dehydratase: MPQYRSRTSTAGRNMAGARALWRATGMTDADFGKPIIAIANSFTQFVPGHVHLQNMGQLVAREIEKAGGVAKEFNTIAIDDGIAMGHGGMLYSLPSRDLIADSVEYMVNAHCADALVCISNCDKITPGMLMAAMRLNIPVVFVSGGPMEAGKVQWGNEVRKLDLVDAMVEAANSAVSDEDVERVERSACPTCGSCSGMFTANSMNCLTEALGLSLPGNGSLVATHADRKELFLKAGRLIVELAKRHYEGEDYSILPRGIASKEAFENAMSLDVAMGGSTNTVLHLLAAASEAGVDFKMADIDRISRGVPCLSKVAPATQKYHMEDVHRAGGVIGILAELDRAGLIHRDVPTVHSKTLGEGLEAWDVMRHGEGSEPHRLFRAAPGGVATTIAFSQSMRYPTLDDDRADGCIRDQAHAYSQDGGLAVLYGNIAERGCIVKTAGVDESILKFTGRARIFESQDAAVEGILADQIVAGDIVIIRYEGPKGGPGMQEMLYPTSYLKSKGLGKACALLTDGRFSGGTSGLSIGHASPEAAEGGAIGLAEEGDTVEIDIPNRRIHLAVSDEELARRRAAMDARGRDAWKPLGRERAVSPALRAYAAMTTSADTGAVRDVSQVERK, translated from the coding sequence ATGCCCCAATATCGTTCCCGCACTTCCACCGCCGGCCGCAACATGGCGGGTGCCCGCGCGCTGTGGCGCGCCACCGGGATGACCGACGCCGACTTCGGCAAGCCCATCATCGCCATCGCCAACTCCTTCACCCAGTTCGTGCCGGGCCATGTGCACCTGCAGAACATGGGCCAGCTGGTGGCGCGCGAGATAGAAAAAGCCGGCGGCGTCGCCAAGGAATTCAACACTATCGCCATCGACGACGGCATCGCGATGGGCCACGGCGGCATGCTGTACAGCCTGCCCAGCCGCGACCTGATCGCCGACAGCGTCGAATACATGGTCAACGCCCACTGCGCCGACGCGCTGGTGTGCATCTCCAACTGCGACAAGATCACTCCCGGCATGCTGATGGCGGCGATGCGGCTGAACATCCCGGTGGTCTTCGTCTCAGGCGGGCCGATGGAGGCCGGCAAGGTGCAGTGGGGCAACGAGGTGCGCAAGCTGGACCTGGTCGACGCGATGGTGGAGGCCGCCAACAGCGCGGTGTCCGACGAGGACGTCGAGCGCGTCGAGCGTTCCGCCTGTCCGACCTGCGGCTCCTGCTCCGGCATGTTCACGGCGAACTCGATGAACTGTCTGACCGAGGCGTTGGGCCTGTCCCTGCCCGGCAACGGCAGCCTGGTGGCGACGCACGCCGACCGCAAGGAATTGTTCCTGAAGGCAGGGAGGCTGATCGTCGAGCTGGCGAAGCGCCATTACGAGGGCGAGGACTATTCGATCCTGCCGCGCGGCATCGCCAGCAAAGAGGCCTTCGAGAACGCGATGAGCCTGGACGTCGCGATGGGCGGCTCGACCAATACCGTGCTGCACCTGCTGGCCGCGGCCAGCGAGGCCGGCGTCGATTTCAAGATGGCCGACATCGACCGCATCAGCCGCGGCGTGCCCTGTTTGTCCAAGGTGGCGCCGGCGACGCAGAAATACCATATGGAGGACGTCCACCGCGCTGGCGGCGTGATCGGCATCCTGGCCGAGCTGGACCGCGCCGGCCTGATCCACCGCGACGTGCCCACCGTGCACAGCAAAACGCTGGGCGAAGGGCTGGAGGCCTGGGACGTGATGCGGCACGGCGAGGGCAGCGAGCCGCACCGCCTGTTCCGCGCGGCGCCGGGCGGCGTGGCCACCACCATCGCCTTCAGCCAGAGCATGCGCTATCCGACGCTGGACGACGACCGCGCCGATGGCTGCATTCGCGACCAGGCCCACGCCTATTCGCAGGACGGCGGCCTGGCGGTGTTGTACGGCAACATCGCCGAGCGCGGCTGCATCGTCAAGACCGCCGGCGTCGACGAGTCGATACTGAAATTCACCGGCCGCGCCCGCATCTTCGAAAGCCAGGACGCGGCGGTGGAAGGCATCCTGGCCGACCAGATCGTCGCCGGCGACATCGTCATCATCCGCTACGAGGGGCCGAAGGGCGGGCCGGGCATGCAGGAGATGCTGTATCCCACTTCGTATCTGAAGTCCAAGGGTCTGGGCAAGGCCTGCGCGCTGCTGACCGACGGCCGTTTCTCCGGCGGGACCTCCGGCCTGTCCATCGGCCACGCTTCGCCGGAAGCGGCCGAGGGCGGCGCGATCGGCCTGGCGGAGGAGGGGGACACCGTGGAAATCGACATCCCGAACCGCCGCATTCATCTGGCCGTATCCGACGAAGAACTGGCCCGCCGTCGCGCGGCGATGGATGCCAGGGGACGCGACGCCTGGAAGCCGCTCGGCCGCGAGCGCGCGGTCAGCCCGGCCTTGCGTGCCTACGCAGCGATGACGACCAGCGCCGACACCGGCGCGGTGCGCGATGTGTCTCAAGTCGAACGCAAATAA
- the lgt gene encoding prolipoprotein diacylglyceryl transferase, with protein sequence MLIHPQFDPVAIHLGPLAVHWYGLMYLLGFALFLTMGKYRLKNGNDVLAVPQLDDMLMYGAVGVVVGGRLGEVLFYQPGYYFSHPLEIFMVWKGGMSFHGGFLGVLIAVAIYGRKVGRGFWQLTDFIAPLVPLGLAAGRVGNFINGELWGRVASPDLPWAMLFPQARMEDIAEAQQSSDLMNMLVQYGGLLRHPSQLYEFALEGIVLFGALWLYSAKPRATGKVSAVFLIGYGLARFVSEYFRNPDAGIFGKSDVISMGQWLSLPMIVIGVALLVFFGRRKQG encoded by the coding sequence ATGCTGATTCATCCTCAGTTCGACCCGGTGGCCATCCACCTGGGCCCGCTGGCCGTCCACTGGTACGGCCTGATGTACCTGCTGGGCTTCGCCCTGTTCCTCACCATGGGCAAGTACCGCCTGAAAAACGGCAACGACGTGCTCGCCGTGCCGCAACTGGACGACATGCTGATGTACGGCGCCGTCGGCGTGGTGGTCGGCGGCCGCCTGGGCGAGGTCTTGTTCTACCAGCCCGGCTACTACTTCAGCCACCCGCTGGAAATCTTCATGGTCTGGAAGGGCGGCATGTCCTTCCACGGCGGCTTCCTCGGCGTGCTGATCGCGGTGGCGATCTATGGCCGCAAGGTGGGCCGCGGCTTCTGGCAGCTGACCGACTTCATCGCGCCGCTAGTGCCGCTGGGCCTGGCGGCCGGCCGCGTCGGCAACTTCATCAACGGCGAGCTGTGGGGCCGCGTCGCCAGTCCGGACCTGCCGTGGGCGATGCTGTTCCCGCAGGCGCGGATGGAGGACATCGCCGAGGCGCAGCAGTCGTCCGACCTGATGAACATGCTGGTGCAGTACGGCGGCCTGCTGCGCCATCCGTCGCAGCTGTACGAGTTCGCGCTCGAGGGCATCGTGCTGTTCGGCGCGCTGTGGCTCTACAGCGCCAAGCCGCGCGCCACCGGCAAGGTCTCGGCGGTCTTCCTGATAGGCTACGGCCTGGCCCGCTTCGTCAGCGAATACTTCCGCAATCCTGACGCCGGCATCTTCGGCAAGTCCGACGTGATCAGCATGGGCCAGTGGCTGAGCCTGCCGATGATCGTGATCGGCGTCGCGCTGCTGGTCTTCTTCGGTCGGCGCAAGCAGGGCTGA
- a CDS encoding ABC transporter substrate-binding protein has translation MNKTLAVALAVALTSTAALADRLDDIKKAGVLRVAAFDSNPPFGFLDAKTRQISGLDVDVAQHIAKKLGVKLQLVPTNPANRVPLLVSGKADIVAANFTVTDERKKQVDFSLPYFASGQQFIVRKGALQKPEQLAGLRVGVDKGTTQEVYLREKYPKTTVVAYDDTPLAFTALRNGNVQAITQDGSKLAALLANAPDKAKYELAPFTLTREYQAVGLPKGEARLTKVVNETLRELEKSGDAAKIYDHWFGPKTKAPLPRDFKIGDAA, from the coding sequence ATGAACAAGACCCTCGCCGTCGCACTCGCCGTTGCCCTGACTTCCACCGCCGCCCTGGCCGACCGCCTGGACGACATCAAGAAAGCCGGCGTGCTGCGCGTCGCCGCCTTCGACAGCAACCCGCCGTTCGGCTTTCTCGACGCCAAGACCCGCCAGATTTCCGGCCTGGACGTCGACGTGGCCCAGCACATCGCCAAGAAGCTGGGCGTGAAGCTGCAACTGGTCCCGACCAATCCGGCCAACCGCGTGCCGCTGTTGGTGTCCGGCAAGGCCGACATCGTCGCCGCCAACTTCACCGTCACCGACGAGCGCAAGAAACAGGTGGACTTCAGCCTGCCCTACTTCGCCTCCGGCCAGCAGTTCATCGTCCGCAAGGGCGCGCTGCAGAAGCCGGAACAGCTGGCCGGCCTGCGCGTAGGCGTGGACAAGGGCACGACCCAGGAAGTGTATCTGCGCGAGAAATACCCGAAGACCACCGTCGTCGCCTATGACGACACCCCGCTGGCCTTCACCGCGCTGCGCAACGGCAATGTGCAGGCCATCACCCAGGACGGCTCCAAGCTGGCCGCGCTGTTGGCCAACGCGCCGGACAAGGCCAAGTACGAGCTGGCGCCGTTCACGCTGACCCGCGAATACCAGGCCGTCGGCCTGCCGAAGGGCGAGGCGCGGCTGACCAAGGTGGTCAACGAGACGCTGCGCGAGCTGGAAAAGAGCGGCGACGCGGCCAAGATCTACGACCATTGGTTCGGCCCGAAGACCAAGGCGCCGCTGCCGCGCGACTTCAAGATCGGCGACGCGGCCTGA
- a CDS encoding amino acid ABC transporter permease, with protein sequence MTPPAWLGHNWLEPHYLVWLGKGALLTGWLSLLVIAAASLLGVALTALLDDGPRPLRLATRLFVGLHRNTPLMVQLLLWYFGVSGLLPDEAKIWLNTPRALALPFGLALPWPSFEFLAAFTALTLYSAAFISGELQAGLNAVPKGQRLAARALGMSGWQVLGLVVLPQAWQLVKRPLVGQYTAIVKNTSLTMAIGLAELSYASRQVETETLLAFQSFAAATALYLALVLVTQLLAQRPEPEWRTLR encoded by the coding sequence ATGACCCCACCCGCCTGGCTCGGCCACAACTGGCTGGAGCCGCACTATCTCGTCTGGCTGGGCAAGGGCGCGCTGCTGACCGGCTGGCTGTCGCTGCTGGTCATCGCCGCCGCCAGCCTGCTCGGCGTCGCGTTGACCGCGCTGCTGGACGACGGTCCGCGGCCGCTGCGGCTGGCAACGCGGCTCTTCGTCGGCCTGCACCGCAACACGCCGCTGATGGTGCAGCTCTTGTTGTGGTACTTCGGCGTGTCCGGCCTGCTGCCGGACGAGGCGAAGATCTGGCTGAACACGCCGCGCGCGCTGGCGCTGCCGTTCGGCCTCGCGCTGCCCTGGCCGTCGTTCGAATTCCTGGCCGCCTTCACCGCGCTGACGCTGTACAGCGCCGCCTTCATCAGCGGCGAACTGCAGGCCGGCCTGAACGCGGTGCCCAAGGGCCAGCGGCTGGCGGCGCGCGCGCTGGGCATGAGCGGCTGGCAGGTGCTGGGCCTGGTGGTGCTGCCGCAGGCCTGGCAGCTGGTGAAGCGGCCGCTGGTCGGCCAGTACACCGCCATCGTCAAGAACACCTCGCTGACGATGGCGATAGGCCTGGCCGAGCTGTCTTACGCGTCGCGCCAGGTGGAAACCGAAACCCTGCTGGCCTTCCAGTCCTTCGCCGCCGCCACCGCGCTGTATCTGGCGCTGGTGCTGGTCACCCAGTTGCTGGCCCAGCGGCCGGAACCCGAATGGAGGACGCTGCGATGA
- a CDS encoding amino acid ABC transporter permease yields MIPPVILDNLDYLLWGNLSGGEPGGLLLTALLSLAAALFASGLGLGLGIALLMGGTALRHAVTAVTAVLRAIPVLMLIFWCYFLLPLLFGVDIPGLATVILALALIHSAYLGQAVLAGLTAVGRGQWHAGLALGFTRWQTLRWLILPQALRIMLPSFVNQWVSLLKDSSLAYIVGVAEFTFVATQVNNREQVYPLEIFSAIAVGYLLLCGLLQLFGHWGARRWRPVRA; encoded by the coding sequence ATGATCCCCCCGGTGATACTGGACAATCTCGACTACCTGCTGTGGGGCAATCTGTCCGGCGGCGAGCCGGGCGGCCTGCTGCTGACCGCGCTGCTCAGCCTGGCCGCCGCGCTGTTCGCCAGCGGACTTGGCCTGGGACTGGGCATTGCGCTGCTGATGGGCGGCACGGCGCTGCGGCACGCGGTGACGGCCGTCACCGCGGTGCTGCGCGCGATCCCGGTGCTGATGCTGATCTTCTGGTGCTATTTCCTGCTGCCGCTGCTGTTCGGCGTCGACATCCCCGGCCTCGCGACGGTGATCCTGGCGCTGGCGCTGATCCATTCCGCCTATCTGGGCCAGGCGGTGCTGGCCGGCCTGACGGCGGTGGGCCGCGGCCAATGGCACGCCGGGCTGGCGCTGGGCTTCACCCGCTGGCAGACGCTGCGCTGGCTGATCCTGCCGCAGGCGCTGCGCATCATGCTGCCGTCCTTCGTCAACCAGTGGGTGTCGCTGCTGAAGGACAGCTCGCTGGCCTATATCGTCGGCGTCGCCGAGTTCACCTTCGTCGCCACCCAGGTCAACAACCGCGAGCAGGTCTATCCGCTGGAAATCTTCAGCGCCATCGCCGTCGGCTATCTGCTGTTGTGCGGCCTGCTGCAACTGTTCGGCCACTGGGGCGCGCGGCGCTGGCGGCCGGTCCGCGCATGA
- a CDS encoding S9 family peptidase, which yields MKKPITAALAATLLAGPALAADIPLRDFFRTPEQGNFTVSPNGDSVAFLAPWESRRNIVVRRPGKPDQRVTSIKDRDLSGYFWKGNDRLVYTKDNGGDENFHLYSVDLSSGETRDLTPFPGVRAEIVDGLIDRDDELLVGLNKRNPEIFDVYRVNLKTGELKLEAENPGKVASWGTDHDGNIRVAVETDGVNNTVMYRDEPGGKFRKLLTTTFRENFTPLFFTFDNQRFYASSNLGRDKSAIVEYDPKTGKEVKEIYARGDVDVDGLGYSHKRKVITCADFETDKPGRQCFDPVSSELYAKLQASFPGYQVDIQSGDRAEDRFVVAVWNDKTQGKRYLYDKAGDKLTLLADVTPWLPEDQMAAMKPVQYQSRDGLTINGYLTLPRGKESAKDLPVIINPHGGPWARDSWHFNPEVQFFASRGWAVLQMNYRGSTGYGRKFWEASFKQWGGTMQDDVSDGVDWLVKQGVADPKKVCIYGGSYGGYATLAGITKTPELYRCAVDYVGVSNLFTFMKTIPPYWKPFLDSMYEMVGNPDKDKALLRERSPVFHVDRIQAPLLVLQGAKDPRVNIDESNQIVDALKKRGVDVEYIVKDNEGHGFHNEENRFAAYGAMESFFKKYLD from the coding sequence ATGAAGAAACCGATCACCGCCGCGCTGGCGGCCACGCTGCTGGCCGGTCCGGCGCTGGCGGCCGACATTCCGCTGCGCGACTTTTTCCGCACGCCGGAACAGGGCAATTTCACCGTTTCGCCGAACGGCGACAGCGTGGCCTTCCTCGCGCCGTGGGAATCGCGCCGCAACATCGTCGTGCGCCGCCCCGGCAAGCCGGACCAGCGCGTCACCTCGATCAAGGACCGCGATCTGTCCGGCTACTTCTGGAAGGGCAACGACAGGCTGGTCTACACCAAGGACAATGGCGGCGACGAGAACTTCCACTTGTACAGCGTCGATCTGAGCAGCGGCGAAACCCGCGACCTGACGCCGTTTCCCGGCGTGCGCGCCGAAATCGTCGACGGACTGATAGACCGGGACGACGAGCTGCTGGTTGGCTTGAACAAGCGCAATCCGGAGATTTTCGACGTCTACCGCGTCAATCTGAAGACCGGCGAGTTGAAGCTGGAGGCGGAGAATCCGGGCAAGGTGGCCAGCTGGGGGACCGACCACGACGGCAATATCCGCGTCGCCGTCGAGACCGACGGCGTCAACAACACCGTGATGTACCGCGACGAGCCCGGCGGCAAGTTCCGCAAGCTGCTGACCACCACATTCCGCGAGAACTTCACGCCGCTGTTCTTCACCTTCGACAACCAGCGCTTCTACGCTTCCAGCAATCTGGGGCGCGACAAGAGCGCCATCGTCGAGTACGACCCGAAGACCGGCAAGGAAGTGAAGGAGATCTACGCCCGCGGCGACGTCGATGTCGACGGTCTAGGCTATTCCCACAAGCGCAAGGTGATCACCTGCGCGGACTTCGAGACCGACAAGCCGGGACGCCAGTGCTTCGATCCGGTGTCGAGCGAGCTGTACGCGAAGCTGCAGGCCAGCTTCCCGGGCTACCAGGTGGACATCCAGTCCGGCGACCGCGCCGAGGACCGTTTCGTCGTCGCGGTGTGGAACGACAAGACCCAGGGCAAACGCTATCTGTACGACAAGGCCGGCGACAAGCTGACGCTGCTGGCCGACGTGACGCCGTGGCTGCCGGAAGACCAGATGGCCGCGATGAAGCCGGTCCAGTACCAGAGCCGCGACGGCCTGACCATCAACGGCTACCTGACCTTGCCCCGCGGCAAGGAGAGCGCCAAGGACCTGCCGGTCATCATCAATCCGCACGGCGGGCCGTGGGCGCGCGACAGCTGGCACTTCAACCCCGAGGTGCAGTTCTTCGCCAGCCGGGGCTGGGCGGTGCTGCAGATGAACTACCGCGGCTCCACCGGCTACGGCCGCAAGTTCTGGGAGGCCTCGTTCAAACAATGGGGCGGCACGATGCAGGACGACGTCAGCGACGGCGTGGACTGGCTGGTCAAGCAGGGCGTGGCCGATCCGAAGAAAGTCTGCATCTACGGCGGCAGCTACGGCGGCTACGCGACGCTGGCCGGCATCACCAAGACGCCGGAACTGTACCGCTGCGCGGTCGATTATGTCGGCGTGTCCAATCTGTTCACCTTCATGAAGACCATCCCGCCGTACTGGAAGCCGTTCCTGGATTCGATGTACGAGATGGTCGGCAATCCGGACAAGGACAAGGCGCTGCTGCGCGAGCGCTCGCCGGTCTTCCATGTAGACCGCATCCAGGCGCCGCTGCTGGTGCTGCAGGGCGCCAAGGACCCGCGCGTCAATATCGACGAGTCCAACCAGATCGTCGACGCCTTGAAGAAACGCGGCGTCGACGTCGAATACATCGTCAAGGACAACGAGGGCCACGGCTTCCACAACGAGGAAAACCGCTTCGCCGCCTACGGCGCGATGGAGAGCTTCTTCAAGAAATATCTCGATTGA
- a CDS encoding DUF190 domain-containing protein: MQGYQLSFFTQQDHRHHGVPLAEWILQEARRLGIGGATLFSASEGFGGGRRIHAARFFELADQPEEVTMALSAAEAELLLDRLRGEGVKVFYTKTPVEYGMLGDD; this comes from the coding sequence ATGCAAGGCTACCAGCTATCGTTCTTCACCCAGCAGGATCACCGCCACCACGGCGTGCCGCTGGCCGAGTGGATATTGCAGGAGGCGCGCCGCCTGGGCATAGGCGGCGCGACGCTGTTCTCCGCCAGCGAAGGTTTCGGCGGCGGCCGCCGCATCCACGCCGCCCGCTTCTTCGAACTGGCCGACCAGCCCGAAGAGGTAACCATGGCGCTGAGCGCCGCCGAGGCCGAGCTGCTGCTCGACCGGCTGCGCGGCGAAGGCGTCAAGGTGTTCTACACGAAGACGCCGGTGGAGTACGGCATGCTGGGCGACGATTGA